The genomic window CTCGTTCATGGATTACTGCCGCCTGCTTCGCTCGGCCTATCCCCGGGCGGCCGACATGAGCGCCAACCCTACGGCCTTCGCCAAGGAGATCGCTTACAGCCCCTACATCAGCGAGGTGAACGGCGATAACCGGGAAGCCTATCGTAAGCTGATCGTCCAGCTTTGCCGAAAAATCAGCTCGCAACTATCAATCGTTAATCAAAAGGGCGGGCAGATGCCGCCCCTATCATCAACTGTCAACTAAAATGAAATACCTTGAACTCATCCTCCGTTGCCTCACGGCGCTCCTCCGGGTCATCTTCCCGCAGCATCCCCCTGTTCCCGAAACGACAGACGCTACCGGCGCTGCTCCTTCTCCTGCTAGCCCTCCTCTCCCTCCTCATGCGGGAGACGGAGGTGACGCTAGCGGCGATCGGCGCCTCGCTGACGCTCTTCCGCCACGACGGCACCCCTCCTCCCCACCGCCCCCCGGGGCGGACTGGCTGGGTATCTCCGGCTACACCCTCCTCATAGCGGGGTGCGCAGGGTGCCTCTTGAAATACTGGGGTTATTAGAGGAAATGGGAATTTGAAGAATACTATTTTCTTCAAGCAAAAAGGGTATGCCGTGATGCATACCCTTTAACTTTTATTAAACCATCTATTCCTTTTGTGGTTATAAAAGAACATATAACCATCAATTATTCAAGACAAACTCTTCTATGGCATAACCGTTATATAAGTTGTCACTCCATCTACCCTAACTCCATTAACATATACATCACAAACTAGTCGATAAGAACCCGGAGAATATACGTTAATCGAACAATAATCACCATTCGGATAACAATAACAATTCCCAGAACCTACAATACTCCATCTAAATTCAGCACCACTAGGAGCATTGAACAGTTGGTAAGACGACCCTGCGTAACCACCACTAAACTTCAAAGAAGTTTCCCCCTTAATATACATAGCAGCAGCAACTGCCATTATATCTACATTATCGTTTTCCACTTCTACAGCTTGAATTGTAGAAAAAGAACACACAGAAAGGCACAAAATAATAAAACAGCATAATAACTTCTTCATAATTTTAAAATTTAATTGAGTTTCAATAAAAAAGAATTCTAAAATATAAGAAGACAAACTCTTTAAGAGCAAGAATCTGTAAGCACCATTCAAAATAAAAACGATAAGGAAGTCCCCTGCCTTCCTTATCGCCATAAACCTTTAGTTTCTCCAAGCTTCCGGCTGTACCAAGTACGGAGTACCTGTTTCCGGATCTGTACCCAAAGTCAAGATCTCATCGTCAGGAACGGGCAACATTGTCTTATTTGCCGGCAGGTAAGAGGCACCCGCAAACTTAGAGATATACTGTTTCTCATAGTCCACATAGGCTTTCAACTCACTAGCCATCACATCACCACCCCAACGGGACAAATCGAACCAGCGCTCACCTTCCATAGCCAACTCTAACTTACGCTCCATGCGAATCGCCTTGATACAAACATCTTTGTTTGAGAATGCGGCATGTGAAGAAGGATATTCGGCAATCTTATAATTAGCGGCTGGAGTCCCATCATCTAACTTAACAATATTAACATCCAAAGCCGCACGACGACGAATCTTGTTAACCTGCTCCATCGCACCTTTCAGATTCCCAGCGTTAGCCAAGCATTCAGCATATAATAAAGTTAAGTCACGAACACTTAAATATTGCAAGTTCATAGCAGAACCCGGTGCCCAACCACCATATAACGCTTTCATACCAGCCGCATCCTCAGCCTTGCTATATACATGCTTTTTCGGCATGAAGATACCGCCATTCGTAGCATCTCGTACCCAACCATTCTCTGGGAATCCCCAATCCTTATAAGGAATACCAAAACGACCTACAGCAAAATCCAATCGAGGATCGACCGCAATGTTATTATCGTTAACGGCTAGCACAGCATCTTGGGAACTATCGGAGTTACGAACTGATACACTCTTCTTCGTACGATATTCACCGTTCAAGTAAGGAAGGCCATTCGCATCTACTTGGAACGAATTCACCAACTCAAAAGAAGGCTGGTAGAAACCACAACATCCACCGGGACCTGTATTATGCGGATAAGCTAAACAGAAGGGAGCCCCCCCCATATTCTCTGCCGCATTTGAGTATTGTACCGCAAAAACGGATTCCTTACCATTTTCTGTCAAAGCATTGAAGTTATTGTCCAGATCATCTTCCAGTCCATAAGCCATACCCTTAGACGTAACACCATTTGTCAACACATCCGCTAAGATAGGTTGCGCTTCCGCCAAATCACCATGCCACATCAAGATCTTAGCCTTCAAAGCCTTCGCTGCGGATTTATTCGCCCGACCAACCTCACCAACAACCTTAGGATCATCCGATAAATTCGCTATAGCATCATCCACGTCGGCAACGACCAAACTATAGATATCTTTGTCATTATGCACCTTTGGGTCATTCTCTTGATTAGTCTCATCAATATAGGGGAGATAAACACCAAACACACGCATTCCCTCGAAATAAGCCAAGGCTCGTAAGAATTTCAACTCGCCTTTACGCATTTGGCGAATTTCCTCCTTCATATCCTCCGCTTTTTCCAAGACCTGAAGAGCCAAGTTAACACGTTTGCTCATTTGATACACCCAAACCCATTTTTGCTTGATATAGCCATTGGTCGACAATGTATTATACAATTCTATCTCATTCACCGTAGATTGGTCGTTAGGGTCTGATCCCTTGTTGGCATCACCCCCATAAATACCACCCCATACCCAGTTAAACGGAGAAGCTTGATAGGGATCGTATCCTTCCACAGGAGAGGCTAAACCCGCATAAGCACTAGTAACCAGCAACTCCACACCTTGAGCATTCGCCAAAGCCTCCGGGGTCAAAACTCCTTGCGGCTCCTTTCCCAAGAAATCATCGCCACAAGACCCTAAAGTCAGCATACTGGCAAAAGCCAACGCTAATATATATTTGTTGTGTTTCATAATAAAATTCAT from Parabacteroides distasonis ATCC 8503 includes these protein-coding regions:
- a CDS encoding RagB/SusD family nutrient uptake outer membrane protein, with product MKHNKYILALAFASMLTLGSCGDDFLGKEPQGVLTPEALANAQGVELLVTSAYAGLASPVEGYDPYQASPFNWVWGGIYGGDANKGSDPNDQSTVNEIELYNTLSTNGYIKQKWVWVYQMSKRVNLALQVLEKAEDMKEEIRQMRKGELKFLRALAYFEGMRVFGVYLPYIDETNQENDPKVHNDKDIYSLVVADVDDAIANLSDDPKVVGEVGRANKSAAKALKAKILMWHGDLAEAQPILADVLTNGVTSKGMAYGLEDDLDNNFNALTENGKESVFAVQYSNAAENMGGAPFCLAYPHNTGPGGCCGFYQPSFELVNSFQVDANGLPYLNGEYRTKKSVSVRNSDSSQDAVLAVNDNNIAVDPRLDFAVGRFGIPYKDWGFPENGWVRDATNGGIFMPKKHVYSKAEDAAGMKALYGGWAPGSAMNLQYLSVRDLTLLYAECLANAGNLKGAMEQVNKIRRRAALDVNIVKLDDGTPAANYKIAEYPSSHAAFSNKDVCIKAIRMERKLELAMEGERWFDLSRWGGDVMASELKAYVDYEKQYISKFAGASYLPANKTMLPVPDDEILTLGTDPETGTPYLVQPEAWRN